In Micromonospora sp. NBC_01813, the following are encoded in one genomic region:
- a CDS encoding GH1 family beta-glucosidase: MAVLSRRHLQRRAERSVASAAHRAAVAAATSAPGDAGNDRFTDTAGTGSGSDGDDDDTAQQAHRPAPERPLGLHFPSGFRWGAATSAYQIEGGAKEDGRGESVWDTFSHTPGRTRAGDTGDVAADHYHRYDDDLDLMRDLGLHSYRFSISWPRIQPDGTGKPNQRGLDFYRRLIDGLTARGIEPMATLFHWDLPQALQDVGGWESRDVAYRFADYAQSLFHALGDAVPVWLTINEPKTVVQNGYLSGHHAPGRSDPDAAYLVAHHLQLAHGLAVQALRANRAACRIGPAFNLHPCYPADDSPAAAAAARLYDGYENRLYLDPVFLGSYPADVLADLGPESRLARGIRDGDLAIVAAPVDLLAVQYYTPIYVTGDGRTVRRWTTSEAAWQQIYPDGMLDVLTKVYRDYGAVPITITENGLPTPDRMAPDGTVDDPGRISFLRDHLAAVHRAISTGVPVESYHVWSLMDNFEWDEGYEQRWGLIYVDYPTQRRVFKRSAHWYRRVIAEHAI, translated from the coding sequence ATGGCCGTACTTTCCCGCCGGCACCTGCAACGCCGGGCCGAACGGTCCGTCGCCAGCGCCGCCCACCGCGCAGCGGTAGCCGCCGCGACCAGCGCCCCGGGCGACGCCGGAAACGACCGGTTCACCGACACCGCAGGGACCGGCTCCGGTAGTGACGGCGACGACGACGATACCGCCCAGCAGGCTCACCGGCCCGCCCCTGAACGGCCCCTCGGGCTACATTTCCCCAGCGGATTCCGGTGGGGCGCGGCGACCTCCGCGTACCAGATCGAAGGCGGCGCCAAGGAGGACGGCCGCGGCGAGTCGGTGTGGGACACCTTCAGTCACACGCCGGGACGCACCCGGGCGGGTGACACCGGCGACGTCGCCGCTGACCACTACCACCGGTACGACGACGACCTCGACCTGATGCGTGACCTCGGGCTGCACAGCTACCGGTTCTCGATCTCCTGGCCCCGAATCCAGCCCGACGGCACCGGCAAACCCAACCAGCGTGGGCTCGACTTCTACCGTCGGCTGATCGACGGCCTGACCGCCCGTGGCATCGAACCCATGGCCACCCTGTTCCACTGGGATCTGCCGCAGGCCCTGCAGGACGTCGGCGGCTGGGAGTCGCGCGACGTCGCCTACCGATTCGCCGACTACGCGCAGAGCCTGTTCCACGCGCTCGGCGACGCGGTACCGGTCTGGCTGACCATCAACGAACCGAAGACCGTGGTCCAGAACGGCTACCTCAGCGGCCACCACGCCCCGGGCCGGTCCGACCCGGACGCCGCCTACCTGGTGGCCCACCACCTGCAACTGGCACACGGACTGGCCGTACAGGCGCTGCGCGCCAACCGCGCCGCCTGCCGCATCGGCCCGGCGTTCAACCTGCACCCCTGCTACCCGGCCGACGACAGCCCGGCCGCAGCCGCGGCCGCGCGGCTCTACGACGGCTATGAGAACCGGCTCTACCTGGACCCGGTCTTCCTGGGCAGCTACCCCGCCGACGTGCTGGCCGATCTCGGCCCGGAAAGCCGGTTGGCACGTGGCATCCGCGACGGCGACCTCGCGATCGTCGCCGCGCCGGTCGACCTGCTCGCCGTCCAGTACTACACACCGATCTACGTCACCGGCGACGGCCGGACGGTACGACGGTGGACGACGTCGGAAGCCGCCTGGCAGCAGATCTACCCGGACGGCATGCTCGACGTCCTCACCAAGGTCTACCGCGACTACGGTGCGGTACCGATCACCATCACCGAGAACGGGCTGCCCACGCCGGACCGGATGGCACCCGACGGCACGGTGGACGATCCGGGCCGGATCAGTTTCCTGCGCGACCACCTGGCCGCCGTCCACCGGGCGATCAGCACCGGCGTCCCGGTGGAGAGCTACCACGTCTGGTCACTCATGGACAACTTCGAATGGGACGAAGGGTACGAGCAACGCTGGGGCCTGATCTACGTCGACTATCCCACCCAGCGTCGGGTCTTCAAGCGCAGTGCGCACTGGTACCGGCGGGTCATCGCCGAGCACGCCATCTGA
- a CDS encoding serine/threonine-protein kinase: protein MVFGSGLRLDRRYVLADRIGLGGMSEVWRASDDLLDRAVAVKALAPPIAPAVRAACRQEARAAARITHPHVTQVYDYGEAEIDADQVVPYLVLELVEGENLAARLATGPLPWRAAIWLTAQVASGLAAAHRIGVVHRDIKPGNVMLTASGAKILDFGIAAVVDGRPAPDAGWLLGTPAYAAPERLRHCPAHPAADVYALGAVCYEMLTGAPPLPANSWREAAALLDRAELPPRPAVTGLPAQVAEICLACLRREPADRPTAGEVASALHAALGVVVEFPLPDRARTGSFSGGHTLVEQAGPPAQSDGWGGRHGPVRVASTPATRLPAGAPADPRVRRGERPRSPLAVVGLAGAGAAAVIAFVLVATSFLVAPPSADSLRSAASPQASAVPLATARPPLGSRTARGGADAVPPESLASAALVVEQFDLIVADGSTTGLIRADAAADLRDAADGLRLSIAEGTTTGQLQDQVGQLRLRLAGHRQEGTVDSEVSIRLDLMLAALAADTAD from the coding sequence ATGGTCTTCGGTTCCGGTCTACGGCTGGACCGCCGGTACGTGCTGGCCGACCGAATCGGGCTGGGCGGCATGTCCGAGGTCTGGCGCGCCAGCGACGATCTGCTCGACCGGGCGGTCGCGGTGAAGGCGTTGGCGCCACCGATCGCGCCGGCGGTACGGGCGGCGTGTCGGCAGGAGGCGCGGGCGGCTGCGCGGATCACCCATCCGCACGTCACCCAGGTGTACGACTACGGCGAAGCGGAGATCGACGCGGATCAGGTCGTTCCGTACCTGGTCCTCGAGCTGGTGGAGGGCGAGAACCTCGCTGCCCGGCTGGCCACCGGGCCGCTGCCGTGGCGGGCCGCGATCTGGCTCACCGCGCAGGTGGCCAGCGGGCTGGCCGCCGCCCACCGGATCGGCGTGGTGCACCGCGACATCAAGCCGGGCAATGTGATGCTGACCGCCAGCGGAGCGAAGATCCTGGACTTCGGGATCGCCGCGGTGGTGGATGGCCGACCGGCACCGGACGCCGGCTGGCTGCTGGGCACCCCCGCGTATGCCGCCCCGGAGCGGCTGCGGCACTGCCCGGCGCATCCGGCGGCCGACGTGTACGCCCTCGGCGCCGTCTGCTACGAGATGCTGACCGGCGCTCCACCGCTGCCGGCGAACAGTTGGCGTGAGGCAGCCGCCCTGCTGGACCGGGCCGAGCTGCCACCCCGACCGGCCGTCACCGGGCTACCTGCCCAGGTGGCCGAGATCTGTCTCGCCTGCCTGCGCCGGGAGCCGGCCGACCGGCCGACGGCCGGTGAGGTGGCATCGGCGCTACATGCCGCCCTCGGCGTCGTCGTCGAGTTTCCGCTGCCCGACCGGGCCCGGACTGGCTCGTTCTCCGGCGGCCACACACTCGTGGAGCAGGCCGGCCCGCCGGCACAGTCGGACGGGTGGGGCGGTCGTCACGGCCCGGTACGGGTCGCTTCGACACCGGCGACCCGGCTACCCGCCGGCGCACCCGCAGACCCCCGTGTCCGACGTGGCGAGCGGCCACGATCGCCGCTCGCGGTGGTGGGCCTCGCCGGGGCCGGTGCTGCCGCCGTGATCGCGTTCGTACTCGTGGCGACATCGTTCCTGGTGGCACCGCCGTCGGCCGACAGTCTCCGGTCGGCCGCGTCACCGCAGGCGAGCGCGGTGCCGCTCGCGACCGCGAGACCGCCGCTGGGGTCGAGGACCGCTCGGGGTGGGGCGGACGCCGTGCCGCCGGAGTCGCTGGCCTCGGCGGCGCTGGTGGTCGAACAGTTCGACCTGATCGTCGCCGACGGTTCGACCACCGGGCTGATCAGGGCCGATGCTGCCGCAGACCTGCGTGACGCGGCCGACGGCCTGCGGCTGTCGATCGCCGAGGGCACGACGACCGGCCAGTTGCAGGACCAGGTAGGTCAACTGCGGCTGCGGCTGGCCGGTCATCGGCAGGAAGGCACGGTGGATTCCGAGGTCTCGATCAGACTCGACCTCATGCTGGCGGCGTTGGCCGCCGACACCGCCGACTGA
- a CDS encoding glycoside hydrolase family 48 protein — translation MRLTATRRRLALFAAGVMVVGGVAVVPGVANAATACNVVYATNDWNNGFTANVTIENLGDPLTGWTLRFTFPGSQRVTQGWSANWTQSGNVVTATNAGWNGNLATGQSTSIGFNGSHTGSNPRPTSFSINGVTCNGAQQNQPPTVALTVPAGPFVAPADVPLTATASDPDGTVARVEFYRNGLLVNTDTTSPYQYVLEDLPAGSYTVQARAYDNAGASATAERAFTVSQGSTGPTFVATPSSVSVDEGGSATFNLRLSSAPTGNVPVTLAIAGDSSITRTPTSVTLTPSNWSTGATVTVSAAEDEDTVSGTATITASATGIAPLSVVVTEIDNDTPGGGDNEYIERFLDQYGKIKNSGYFSPEGVPYHSIETLIVEAPDHGHETTSEAFSFWLWLEASYGRVTENWAPFNNAWTVMEQYIIPGSADQPTAGVAGTAQYAAEYLQPNQYPSRLDQNVPVGVDPLRSELQSAYGTGQIYGMHWLLDVDNVYGFGHCGDGTTKPAYINTFQRGPQESVWETVPQPSCDTKAHGGTNGYLDLFVAESNAPASQWKYTNAPDADARAIQAAYWALIWAREQGKQADIAATVAKAARMGDYLRYAMFDKYFKRIGNCVSATSCPAGTGKDSAHYLMSWYYAWGGATDTSAAWSWRIGSSHNHMGYQNPFAAWALTNVPELRPRGATANQDWTQSFNRQMEFYQWLQSADGAIAGGATNSWNGSYAQPPAGTPTFYGMFYTEHPVYHDPGSNEWFGMQVWSLQRVAEVYHVTGDARAKRILDKWVPWALSHTDIGTGGEFSIPSTMRWSGAPDTWNATSPGANNNLRVEVIGYGQDVGVASAYARTLMWYAARSGNTEARDTAKGLLDALHANAGPKGVTTVETRGDYRRFDDVYNASTQQGLYVPNGWSGTMPNGDVIESGKSFLDIRSFYLDDPDWPKVEAYLNGGPEPQFEYHRFWAQSDLAMAYADYALLFPDN, via the coding sequence ATGAGATTGACCGCGACGAGACGACGGTTGGCGTTGTTCGCCGCCGGCGTGATGGTCGTCGGAGGTGTCGCCGTCGTCCCCGGCGTCGCCAACGCGGCCACCGCCTGCAATGTCGTCTATGCGACCAACGACTGGAACAACGGCTTCACCGCCAACGTGACGATCGAGAACCTCGGTGACCCCCTCACCGGTTGGACCTTGCGTTTCACCTTCCCCGGCAGCCAACGGGTCACCCAGGGCTGGTCGGCAAACTGGACCCAGTCCGGCAACGTCGTCACCGCCACCAACGCCGGCTGGAACGGCAACCTCGCCACCGGGCAGTCCACCAGCATCGGCTTCAACGGCTCGCACACCGGGTCCAACCCCCGGCCGACGTCGTTCTCCATCAACGGTGTGACCTGCAACGGCGCCCAGCAGAACCAGCCGCCCACCGTTGCACTGACCGTGCCGGCGGGGCCGTTCGTCGCCCCTGCCGACGTGCCGCTGACCGCCACCGCGAGCGACCCCGACGGCACCGTCGCCCGGGTCGAGTTCTACCGCAACGGGCTGCTGGTCAACACCGACACGACCAGCCCTTACCAGTACGTGTTGGAGGACCTGCCGGCCGGCAGTTACACGGTTCAGGCCCGGGCGTACGACAACGCCGGCGCCAGCGCCACGGCGGAGCGGGCCTTCACCGTCAGCCAGGGCAGCACCGGACCGACCTTCGTGGCCACGCCGTCCTCGGTCAGCGTCGACGAAGGCGGCAGCGCGACCTTCAACCTGCGGCTGAGCTCCGCGCCGACCGGCAACGTGCCGGTCACCCTGGCGATCGCCGGCGACAGCAGCATCACCCGTACGCCGACCTCGGTCACGCTCACCCCGAGCAACTGGAGCACCGGCGCGACGGTCACCGTCTCGGCCGCCGAGGACGAGGACACGGTCTCCGGCACCGCCACCATCACCGCGTCGGCGACCGGGATCGCACCGTTGTCCGTCGTGGTCACCGAGATCGACAACGACACACCGGGCGGCGGTGACAACGAGTACATCGAGCGCTTCCTCGACCAGTACGGCAAGATCAAGAATTCGGGCTACTTCAGCCCCGAAGGCGTGCCATACCACTCGATCGAGACGCTGATCGTCGAGGCCCCCGACCACGGCCACGAGACCACATCGGAGGCGTTCAGCTTCTGGCTGTGGCTGGAGGCCAGCTACGGCCGGGTGACCGAGAACTGGGCGCCGTTCAACAACGCGTGGACCGTGATGGAGCAGTACATCATCCCGGGTAGCGCGGACCAGCCCACCGCCGGTGTCGCCGGCACCGCGCAGTACGCCGCCGAGTACCTGCAGCCCAACCAGTACCCGTCCCGGCTGGACCAGAACGTGCCGGTCGGCGTGGACCCGCTGCGCAGCGAGCTGCAGTCGGCGTACGGCACCGGACAGATCTACGGCATGCACTGGCTGCTCGACGTGGACAACGTCTACGGCTTCGGCCACTGTGGGGACGGCACTACCAAGCCCGCGTACATCAACACCTTCCAGCGCGGTCCGCAGGAGTCGGTGTGGGAGACGGTCCCGCAGCCGTCCTGCGACACCAAGGCGCACGGCGGCACCAACGGTTACCTCGACCTGTTCGTCGCCGAGAGCAACGCCCCGGCGTCGCAGTGGAAGTACACCAACGCCCCGGACGCCGACGCCCGCGCGATCCAGGCGGCCTACTGGGCGCTGATCTGGGCCCGCGAGCAGGGCAAGCAGGCCGACATCGCGGCCACCGTGGCCAAGGCCGCCCGGATGGGCGACTACCTGCGGTACGCGATGTTCGACAAGTACTTCAAGCGGATCGGCAACTGTGTCAGCGCGACCAGCTGCCCGGCCGGCACCGGTAAGGACTCGGCGCACTACCTGATGTCCTGGTACTACGCCTGGGGTGGCGCGACCGACACCTCGGCGGCGTGGTCGTGGCGGATCGGCTCCAGCCACAACCACATGGGCTACCAGAACCCGTTCGCGGCCTGGGCGCTCACCAACGTGCCCGAGCTGCGCCCGCGTGGTGCCACGGCGAACCAGGACTGGACGCAGAGCTTCAACCGGCAGATGGAGTTCTACCAGTGGCTGCAGTCCGCTGACGGCGCGATCGCCGGCGGTGCCACCAACAGTTGGAACGGCTCGTACGCCCAGCCGCCCGCCGGCACCCCGACCTTCTACGGCATGTTCTACACGGAGCACCCGGTCTACCACGACCCGGGCAGCAACGAGTGGTTCGGCATGCAGGTCTGGTCACTGCAGCGGGTCGCCGAGGTCTACCACGTCACCGGTGACGCGCGGGCCAAGCGGATCCTGGACAAGTGGGTGCCCTGGGCGCTCTCACACACCGACATCGGCACCGGCGGGGAGTTCTCCATCCCGTCGACGATGCGGTGGAGCGGCGCGCCGGACACCTGGAACGCCACCAGCCCCGGTGCCAACAACAACCTGCGGGTCGAGGTCATCGGCTACGGCCAGGACGTCGGTGTCGCCTCCGCCTACGCCCGGACCCTGATGTGGTACGCGGCGCGGTCCGGCAACACCGAGGCCCGGGACACCGCCAAGGGTCTGCTCGACGCGCTGCACGCCAACGCCGGACCCAAGGGTGTCACCACGGTGGAGACGCGGGGCGACTACCGCCGCTTCGACGACGTCTACAACGCCTCCACCCAGCAGGGGCTCTATGTCCCGAACGGCTGGTCGGGCACCATGCCCAACGGCGACGTGATCGAGTCCGGAAAGAGCTTCCTGGACATCCGTTCCTTCTACCTGGACGACCCGGACTGGCCGAAGGTCGAGGCGTACCTCAACGGTGGACCGGAGCCGCAGTTCGAGTACCACCGGTTCTGGGCACAGTCAGACCTGGCGATGGCCTACGCGGACTACGCCCTGCTGTTCCCGGACAACTGA
- a CDS encoding sensor histidine kinase — MVGPGDPSDGAVSIPRRRPLDNGGVPPHRRRLRLRPRDWRMGAKLAAVLVIPSVAFLVVASVQTSSLVGQATVLNEFARQVEVGEQATALIHELQQERDRSAGELAARQSAARFDPVESEQALQVHYDAVDRRIADFRAVADPQAGGDAAWQVAYSRVSESLSQLGPLRASISGGAVGADTVFGNYTRAIDALLTLLAEPSPGVERTDLTQAVLRNVQLARVKELSSRIRAQLYAAARAGRYAPEDVVELTDLRAQQLTALADFRVTATSNQIARYGEAAADPRFVAAVQMEETTIIGGSASPAVLEPNGWWSASQDRHQLLRQVESTVLGDAIGLAQSRSDQQLQRTLLVAGAVLGVLFIALLTSVVIGRSIARSLRTLRSQALQVAQLDLPDTLQRLRSVQSGVPQIEIAPAAVRTRDEIGEVAEAFVAVHRSAVTVAVEQAVMRRNVNAMFVNLARRSQVLVERQLELLDDLERDEGDPEQLENLFKLDHLAARMRRNDESLLVLAGTEASRRWSRPVALSAVTLAAAAEIEQYPRIRHDVEDKLYIVGHAVGDLVHLLAELLENATAFSPPYTNVHVTGYEYAPQAVLLEITDEGMGMSAESVEQANLTLAEPPDADVAASERMGLFVVSHLAARLAVRVRLRSGERGLIANVWLPGSVLAPPPEQDGSYVVPAGRKVTDYPTREMRAVGAAARAGAGEPVAGRPPTAGDGVAPAFAPPAPRQPEPYAEPAPPAGPTPPRPLAVPTARQLPAAPTARQLPALPAGPAAAGERSAVSRRTGKRNMPARAEDILASAGGAAVASAGSVWWERQRGPIAPLPPTPAPPVVPVTAGTSSKGLPVRVPMASLPVASNSVAPPVPAVQDEPDPDAVSSMLSSFYGGVRRAESEDPSEMTLAPAGRRGEEEQQ, encoded by the coding sequence GTGGTTGGTCCCGGTGACCCGTCCGACGGCGCGGTGTCCATTCCTCGCCGTCGCCCGCTAGACAACGGCGGGGTGCCACCGCATCGTCGCCGGTTGCGGCTGCGCCCCCGTGACTGGCGGATGGGTGCCAAACTCGCGGCCGTACTGGTCATCCCGTCGGTGGCGTTCCTGGTGGTCGCCTCGGTCCAGACCAGTTCGCTGGTCGGCCAGGCCACCGTGCTCAACGAGTTCGCCCGCCAGGTGGAGGTCGGCGAGCAGGCCACCGCGCTCATCCACGAACTCCAGCAGGAGCGCGACCGGTCAGCGGGTGAACTCGCCGCCCGCCAGAGCGCCGCCCGGTTCGACCCGGTGGAAAGCGAGCAGGCACTGCAGGTCCACTACGACGCGGTCGATCGGCGGATCGCCGACTTCCGGGCCGTCGCCGACCCGCAGGCTGGCGGAGACGCCGCCTGGCAGGTGGCGTACAGCCGCGTCTCGGAGTCGCTGTCGCAATTGGGGCCGCTACGGGCGTCCATCTCCGGCGGAGCGGTGGGCGCGGACACCGTCTTCGGCAACTACACCCGGGCCATCGACGCCCTGCTGACCCTGCTGGCCGAGCCGTCACCCGGTGTCGAACGCACCGACCTGACCCAGGCCGTGCTGCGCAACGTGCAACTGGCCCGGGTCAAGGAGCTCAGCTCGCGAATCCGGGCACAGCTCTACGCCGCCGCCAGGGCCGGCCGGTACGCACCGGAGGACGTCGTCGAGCTGACCGACCTGCGGGCCCAGCAGTTGACCGCGCTCGCCGACTTCCGGGTCACCGCGACGAGCAACCAGATCGCCCGCTACGGTGAGGCCGCCGCTGACCCTCGGTTCGTCGCCGCCGTGCAGATGGAGGAGACCACCATCATCGGTGGCTCGGCCAGCCCGGCGGTGTTGGAGCCGAACGGGTGGTGGTCGGCCAGCCAGGATCGGCACCAACTGCTACGCCAGGTCGAGTCGACCGTCCTCGGCGACGCGATCGGCCTGGCGCAATCGCGCAGCGACCAGCAACTGCAGCGCACCCTGCTGGTCGCCGGAGCGGTACTCGGCGTGCTGTTCATCGCGTTGCTCACCTCGGTGGTGATCGGCCGGTCCATCGCCCGTTCACTGCGTACGCTGCGGAGCCAGGCGTTGCAGGTCGCGCAGTTGGATCTGCCGGATACCCTGCAGCGGCTCCGCTCGGTGCAGTCCGGCGTGCCGCAGATCGAGATCGCACCGGCCGCGGTGCGTACCCGCGACGAGATCGGCGAGGTCGCCGAGGCATTCGTCGCCGTACACCGAAGCGCGGTGACCGTCGCGGTCGAGCAGGCGGTCATGCGTCGCAACGTCAACGCGATGTTCGTCAACCTCGCCCGTCGTAGCCAGGTGCTCGTCGAGCGGCAACTCGAACTCCTCGACGACCTGGAACGCGACGAGGGCGACCCCGAACAGTTGGAGAATCTCTTCAAGCTCGACCACCTCGCCGCCCGGATGCGCCGTAACGACGAGAGCCTGTTGGTGCTGGCCGGCACCGAAGCGAGTCGTCGTTGGAGCCGGCCGGTGGCGCTGTCCGCCGTCACGCTGGCGGCGGCCGCCGAGATCGAGCAGTACCCGCGGATCCGCCACGACGTCGAAGACAAGCTGTACATCGTCGGGCACGCCGTCGGCGATCTGGTTCACCTGCTCGCCGAGTTGCTGGAGAACGCCACCGCGTTCTCCCCGCCGTACACCAACGTGCACGTCACCGGGTACGAGTACGCCCCACAGGCGGTGCTGCTGGAGATCACCGACGAGGGCATGGGGATGTCCGCCGAGTCGGTTGAGCAGGCCAACCTGACCCTGGCGGAGCCGCCCGACGCCGACGTCGCCGCATCCGAGCGGATGGGCCTGTTCGTGGTGAGCCACCTCGCTGCCCGACTCGCTGTCCGGGTCCGGTTGCGGTCCGGCGAGCGCGGGCTGATCGCCAACGTGTGGCTACCCGGTTCGGTTCTCGCCCCGCCGCCGGAGCAGGATGGTTCCTACGTGGTGCCGGCCGGACGCAAGGTCACCGACTACCCGACCCGGGAGATGCGGGCAGTCGGCGCCGCGGCGCGGGCCGGCGCGGGTGAACCGGTCGCGGGCCGGCCACCGACGGCCGGCGACGGGGTCGCCCCGGCGTTCGCCCCGCCCGCGCCGCGTCAACCCGAGCCGTACGCCGAACCGGCGCCGCCCGCCGGGCCGACCCCGCCGCGCCCCTTGGCCGTGCCGACCGCCCGCCAGTTGCCGGCGGCGCCGACCGCCCGTCAACTGCCGGCGTTGCCGGCCGGACCGGCTGCTGCCGGCGAGCGGAGCGCGGTGTCGCGGCGCACCGGCAAGCGCAACATGCCGGCACGGGCCGAGGACATCCTCGCCTCGGCCGGCGGAGCCGCGGTCGCCAGCGCCGGCAGTGTGTGGTGGGAACGGCAACGCGGACCGATCGCTCCGCTGCCGCCGACACCGGCCCCGCCGGTGGTTCCGGTGACCGCCGGGACCAGCAGCAAAGGCCTTCCGGTACGGGTGCCGATGGCCTCGCTGCCGGTCGCCAGCAACTCCGTCGCGCCCCCCGTTCCGGCTGTCCAGGACGAGCCGGATCCCGACGCGGTGAGCAGCATGCTCTCCAGCTTCTATGGTGGCGTGCGACGGGCTGAATCTGAGGACCCCAGCGAGATGACCCTGGCGCCGGCCGGCCGTCGGGGTGAGGAGGAGCAACAGTGA
- a CDS encoding FGGY family carbohydrate kinase, translating to MSILALDLGTSSVRGLILDNAAMPQPGALARRKVALAVDRDGSATLDPADYLAALIDCLDDLNAAGQLDGVELVATAAQWHSVLPLDASGSPIGPLMTWLDTRPSALPGAAHPSDADGFHQRTGTWWHRFYWTVRLPWLRRHCGGRPARFVGLPEYVLAGLLGAAPMSVSQASGTGMLDLVTMDWDAEAADLAAARPGELPELAAADWHGQLRAEFAHRWPALAGVPWSPPIGDGAASNVGSGCLDASRAAVTVGTSAAVRLVQDAAAGVPLPPLPDLLWRYRVDHTRIVTGRAYSAGGNLYSWANRELRLPQGAELEQALGLIEPGEGVPADPRFGGDRPPGRAPAGAGELRGLGFGTTAVDIFAGLMEGVCRQVAGDLGKLESMVEAPVTEVVLGGGALAASDWWRRAFGVVLAPRQVRYMPEPEVGAVGAALVALGRRDGPGPARDIGQTVDGDSASKLPASQPLYPS from the coding sequence ATGAGCATCCTCGCCCTCGATCTCGGCACCTCGTCGGTGCGCGGCCTGATCCTCGACAACGCGGCCATGCCCCAGCCGGGTGCCCTGGCCCGGCGGAAGGTCGCCCTGGCCGTCGACCGTGACGGTTCCGCCACCCTCGACCCCGCCGACTACCTGGCGGCTCTGATCGACTGTCTGGACGATCTCAACGCCGCCGGCCAACTCGATGGGGTCGAGCTGGTCGCCACCGCCGCGCAGTGGCACTCGGTGCTGCCGTTGGATGCCTCGGGCTCGCCGATCGGCCCGTTGATGACCTGGCTGGACACCCGCCCGAGCGCCCTGCCGGGTGCCGCCCACCCGAGCGACGCCGACGGGTTCCACCAACGCACCGGGACGTGGTGGCACCGCTTCTACTGGACGGTCCGGCTGCCGTGGCTGCGGCGGCACTGCGGCGGCCGACCGGCCCGGTTCGTCGGTCTGCCCGAGTACGTGCTGGCCGGGCTGCTCGGCGCCGCGCCGATGTCGGTGTCCCAGGCTTCCGGAACGGGAATGCTCGACCTCGTCACCATGGACTGGGACGCGGAAGCCGCCGACCTCGCCGCGGCACGTCCCGGGGAGTTGCCGGAGCTGGCGGCCGCCGACTGGCACGGCCAACTGCGGGCCGAGTTCGCCCACCGTTGGCCGGCACTGGCCGGGGTGCCGTGGTCGCCGCCGATCGGTGACGGCGCCGCCTCGAACGTCGGCTCCGGATGTCTCGACGCCAGCCGGGCGGCGGTGACCGTCGGAACGTCGGCGGCGGTACGGCTCGTGCAGGACGCGGCGGCCGGTGTCCCACTGCCGCCGCTGCCGGACCTGCTGTGGCGCTACCGCGTCGACCACACCCGGATCGTCACCGGCCGGGCCTACTCGGCCGGCGGCAACCTCTACAGCTGGGCCAACCGGGAGCTGCGGCTGCCGCAGGGTGCCGAGCTGGAGCAGGCGTTGGGCCTGATCGAGCCCGGCGAAGGGGTGCCGGCTGATCCCCGGTTCGGTGGGGACCGGCCGCCCGGCCGCGCGCCGGCTGGCGCGGGGGAGTTGCGCGGGCTCGGTTTCGGCACCACCGCCGTCGACATCTTCGCCGGTTTGATGGAAGGCGTCTGCCGGCAGGTCGCCGGTGATCTGGGCAAACTGGAGTCGATGGTGGAGGCTCCGGTGACCGAGGTGGTGCTCGGCGGGGGCGCACTCGCCGCCTCCGACTGGTGGCGTCGAGCGTTCGGCGTCGTCCTGGCGCCGCGTCAGGTCCGCTACATGCCGGAGCCCGAGGTTGGAGCTGTCGGTGCCGCCCTGGTCGCTCTCGGTCGACGAGATGGGCCCGGGCCGGCCCGTGACATCGGCCAGACGGTTGATGGTGACTCGGCGAGTAAGCTACCCGCCAGTCAGCCACTGTATCCTTCGTGA
- a CDS encoding roadblock/LC7 domain-containing protein produces MRTLSQEAKDLSWLVSAFAERVPGVAHAIVVSSDGLLVAVSDHLPRDHADKLSAVTSGLMSITSGAAQMFDNDIVKQTVVEMGRGYFLIMNIRDGSILATLAASDADIGVVGYEMARLAKQAGEMLTPALRAELQQALPR; encoded by the coding sequence GTGAGAACGCTGAGCCAAGAGGCAAAAGACCTCAGCTGGTTGGTGAGCGCGTTCGCGGAGCGCGTGCCAGGGGTCGCCCACGCGATCGTGGTGTCGTCCGACGGGCTGCTCGTCGCGGTTTCCGACCACCTTCCACGCGACCACGCCGACAAGCTGTCGGCGGTCACGTCAGGCCTGATGAGCATCACCAGCGGCGCCGCGCAGATGTTCGACAACGACATCGTCAAGCAGACCGTCGTCGAGATGGGACGCGGCTACTTTCTGATCATGAACATCCGGGACGGCTCCATCCTGGCCACCCTCGCGGCCAGCGACGCCGACATCGGCGTCGTGGGCTACGAGATGGCTCGGCTGGCGAAACAGGCCGGGGAGATGCTGACCCCAGCGCTGCGCGCCGAACTCCAGCAGGCGCTACCGCGCTGA